The Cryptococcus depauperatus CBS 7841 chromosome 7, complete sequence genome window below encodes:
- a CDS encoding mRNA cleavage and polyadenylation factor Clp1 yields the protein MIEQGAQLTNLDMEAGSEWRFELEDGENIAVRSLTSDPLFINSQEIPPSSWYPIHRLTKSSIYAPSPSRIQLTSIPSSQYTSTSTTQPQLINIHLALERLRILAKRGHEGIVGPRMMVMGPLSSGKSTVVKNLVNMALGTGLGWTPGVVGLDPSSPPNLIPGTLSLSSPSHPLPTHHLAHPLGSPPTSQPANTLSADVETVGWWLGALEPTTKNSDVWKVLVDNIAEGWRKRCEQDKKANASGLFVDTPAAFCVPTLGTKKDDPKARYVLVNHAIQALNIDTILVIGHEKLHIDIIRLPLIQSRGIQVIRIPKSGGAVDLDEHYREAAHRFQIRAYFYGEPTLPPEISSLVGKMVGLDPALTPYSSQISWKKLIILRVGEENAAPSTALPLGSAKVLSPTRLTRVDPSGEGHVVRLLNKVLALVKIENEDRIVPTVKEEKQEGQQSEEEATSKDGEEGNGGERTEEEGEGEVTRTEEQKEESLDEEDEVPFKEEIGTREVMGYIVITAIDTFQQKYTVLSPNPGKLPSTIAIAGSIEWVDST from the exons ATGATAGAACAGGGAGCTCAGCTTACGAATCTCGACATGGAAGCTGGCTCAGAATGGAGGTTTGAATTagaggatggagaaaaCATTGCAGTCAGG TCGCTAACATCAGATCCATTGTTTATCAACTCCCAAGAAATCCCCCCATCATCTTGGTACCCTATCCATCGCCTCACAAAATCTTCCATCTATGCTCCTTCTCCCAGCCGTATCCAACTCACATCTATCCCTTCTTCTCAGTATACATCAACTTCTACAACGCAACCTCAATTGATCAATATCCACCTTGCCCTCGAGCGCTTAAGAATACTGGCTAAACGAGGGCATGAAGGCATTGTGGGTCCGAGGATGATGGTTATGGGTCCCCTAAGCTCGGGAAAGTCTACAGTAGTGAAAAATTTGGTTAATATGGCACTTGGGACGGGTTTAGGATGGACACCTGGCGTCGTTGGTCTCGATCCCTCAAGC CCGCCCAACCTTATTCCTGGGACTCTATCGCTCTCTTCACCCTCTCACCCACTTCCAACTCACCATCTCGCCCACCCTCTTGGTTCCCCACCGACGTCTCAACCGGCCAATACCCTTTCTGCGGATGTAGAGACTGTCGGTTGGTGGCTTGGTGCATTGGAGCCTACTACGAAAAACTCTGACGTTTGGAAGGTGCTCGTTGACAATATTGCTGAAGGATGGCGGAAACGGTGtgaacaagacaagaaag CGAATGCTTCAGGTTTATTTGTGGATACCCCTGCAGCTTTCTGCGTACCAACCCTTGGTACAAAGAAAGACGATCCCAAAGCTCGTTACGTTCTTGTTAATCACGCCATACAAGCTTTGAATATAGACACCATCCTCGTTATCGGACATGAAAAACTTCATATTGACATTATTCGCTTGCCTCTAATACAATCTCGCGGAATACAAGTTATTCGTATCCCCAAGAGCGGCGGTGCCGTAGATTTAGATGAACATTATCGTGAAGCCGCGCATAGATTTCAGATTAGAGCGTATTTTTATGGTGAACCGACTCTTCCTCCTGAAATCTCTAGTTTGGTTGGCAAGATGGTAGGTCTCGACCCTGCCTTGACTCCATATTCGTCTCAGATTagttggaagaagcttATTATTCTTCGTGTTGGTGAGGAAAATGCCGCACCTTCCACGGCTCTACCCCTAGGCTCCGCAAAAGTCCTCTCACCTACGAGGCTAACCAGAGTGGATCCTAGCGGAGAAGGACATGTTGTCAGGCTGTTAAACAAAGTTTTAGCTCTGgtcaagattgagaatgaggaTCGTATTGTGCCTACTgtgaaagaggaaaagcaGGAAGGACAACaaagcgaagaagaagcgaCGAgtaaagatggagaagagggaAATGGAGGAGAACgaacagaggaagaaggggaGGGAGAGGTTACAAGAACTGAGGAGCAGAAGGAAGAATCATTggatgaggaggatgaagtgCCGTTCAAAGAGGAGATTGGGACAAGAGAAGTGATGGGATATATTGTTAT TACCGCGATAGATACTTTTCAACAGAAATATACAGTTCTGTCGCCCAATCCTGGCAAGCTACCTTCAACTATTGCCATTGCCGGATCTATCGAATGGGTTGACTCGACATAA